The genomic window GTTCACTGAAGTCTGTTAGCAAAAATTGTCTCACACTCTACTCTAGATACAACGCACTCTTGAAGGCCGTTACCAACAAGCTCGCCCTCGAAGCTGAGCTGCCAGATGACAAGTAGGATATGGTAGAGGAGCTGCAGTCCTACACCACCAGACAGGCCGCTGTCTCCAGCGCTACGAATGCTGCCACCGCCACTGTACAAAGTTGATTCCCGGTCATTGCTCGATCCTACTGCTGAGCGCAGGATGTCAAACAATGGATCAAGGGTCTCCTTCCTTTGCTTCCAGAACAAATGCCTCGCCTTCGAACTACGAAGTACTGCGGAGGATTCTCGTACAGCAATGTCCTGAAGCCCAGCGTCCGAAGCCTTTGCCAGTGTCGAAAGGTAGGTGTAAAGCTGCGGGAGCGCTTGGTCGAGTTGTGTGGTGTCTTTCGATGAGGTTACTACGGCGTGAGAGATTAGGCCAGAAAGGACTGAGGAGGTGAGCAGCGGTACAGGGTCTTCGTTGTTCGAGGAGGCTTTCAGAAGCGGCAGAAATGGCTTGAATGGTGCTGGATGCTGGACGAGGGCTGACGTAAGTGCAGGAATGTCTACATAGGTGTCAGTGATCCATTCGAGGTGCCTCGAGTGCATGAAGGCCTCATACCATCAATGATGTCCCCTAGCAACACCAGCATGTAATGAATGATGTCCTGGCGTTTCGCTGCGGCCTCGAAGATGCTCTGCGACCCATCACCGCCCAACAATAGCGTGACAAAGCTGTTCACGTCGGACTCAATTGTCTGCTTGCGCTGCTCCTTGCGCACTTTGTCGATTGACTTGATCTTTTTCAGGTCTTCGTCGGTGATCGTCTTGGCCCGCACTGCGCCTTCCCATGATATTGGCCGTGCGCGAATGTTGTTCTGGATCGAGGTGAGATACGTCGGTGGGTCTAGCGACGACATCGTGAGATTACACTGCGAGCAAACAGCAAAGATCGCGGTCGGAGTGCTGTGGAGGAGCGTCGAGGATGGGATGTTGTGCCTCGTCTATCGCGAGCCTACCAAGCTCCTGCAACGTCATTCTGGAGCTTGCCCTTTCGAGCCTAGCTGGGCGACTTCGATGTCTTGGCACGAAGCTGCACTTTTTCGAACAAGCGACCATTCGGCAACAGCAACGCCGTGATTTCGACACAGTCACGTTCGAAACCATGGAGTACTTCAGCCTGAAGAGGTCGACTGCCGCCGATCGCGGTCATGCCAACCTGTCAAGTAAGGTTTACGTGCGCTCAACGAAGAGTGGCAAGGTCCAGAAGATTGTGAGGGAGCTGTATCTGCGACAAGACATCCCATGCTCTTCGAATCTGTGCAGAGAGTGCCTGGAAATCGCGCCGACAGATTACTCGAAGAAGGGTAGGTTTGGTGAATTCGCATGCAAGGGTAGGGCTAATGCTGAGCAGTTGCCCCATTCGTACTTTCAGATACACCAGCTGGATCGAAGAACTTTCCGAACGGACAGTACCTAGTGCCCGATACCAATGCATTTCTTACAGGAATGGATTTGTTCGAAGTCGAAACAGCATTTCATGATGTCATAGTACTTCAGACTGTACTTGAAGAAGTCAAGAACCGGTCGCTACCACTGTACCACCGTTTGATTGCCCTGACGAAGAACGAGGGGAAGCGCTTTTATGTCTTCTTCAACGAGTTCCGCCAGGAGACCCACGTCCCGCGCGATCAAGGAGAGAGTATCAATGATCGCAATGATCGAGCTGTTCGTGTAGCAGTACAGTGGTACAACCAGCACATCACTGAAGCGGTGACTGCACGAAGCAAGAAGCAAAAGCGTGTGCCAACCGTGGTCATGATTACTGATGACAGGGACAATTTGCGCAAGGCGAAGGCAGAGAGCGTCCCTGGCATGACGTTGTCTGACTTTGTGTCTGGTCTTGAAAACGCCGACGAGCTGCTCGACATGATCAGTGCTGCACAAGAGCAGAGAGAAGTCCGCTCGAAAAAGCCCGAGGTGTTCTACCCAGATCACTTCTCGATATCGAAGATGATGACTGGTGTAAAAGCCGGTACCATGCATCAGGGAATATTCAACGTCTCACAGTACAACTACTTGGAGGGCTCGGTGAATGTTCCTGCATTCGAAAAGTCCCTTATCATCCTAGGCCGCGAGAACAGCAACCGAGCAGTTTCTGGCGACGTCGTAGTTGTGGAAGTATTACCACAGGACCAGTGGAAGGCACCCTCAACAAAGATCGTCGAGGAAGACACGGTAGCCAAGAATGACAACGCcgagcaagaagaaggcgagAACGTCGTGAATGAGAGGGAGAAGCGAGCGCTGCAAGAGGAGGTCAAGCGTGCACATGGGCAAAGCACTGAAGGCAAAGCGCAACCAACAGCACGTGTTGTGGGTATCATCAAGCGTAACTGGCGGCAGTACGTAGGACACATTGACCGCGACTCTGTGCGTTCGACGGCAAAAACGAGTAGGCAGCAACAGACGGTTTTCCTCGTACCAATGGACAAGCGCGTCCCAAAGATCAGAATACGCACCCGCCAGGCTGGAGAGCTTCTCGGTCAGCGTATTCTCGCAACCATCGACTCTTGGGAGAAGGACTCGAGATATCCCGTTGGCCACTTTGTGCGCTCGTTGGGCGAGCTCGAGTCTAAGGGTGCTGAGACGGAAGCTCTCTTGTTGGAGTGGGACGTACAGTACAAGCCGTTCCCTAAGACAGTACTAGACTGCCTGCCTGCTGAAGGCCATGATTGGAAGGTACCCGCGAGCACAGAAGATCCAGGCTGGAAAGGACGAAGAGATCTGCGTGATCTAATCGTCTGCAGCATTGACCCTCCCGGTTGTGTCGACATCGACGACGCGTTGCACGCAAGGAAGCTACCCAACGGCAATTTCGAGGTCGGCGTGCACATTGCTGACGTGTCGCACTTCGTCAAGCCAAACAATGCCATGGACAAAGAGGCTAGCCAACGTGGTACAACGGTCTATCTTGTTGACAAGCGTATCGACATGTTGCCGATGCTGCTTGGAACAGATCTCTGCTCCCTGAAGCCATACGTCGAGCGATATGCATTCTCCGTTATCTGGGAGGTCAACGAGAACGCTGACATCATCAACTCTCATTTCACCAAGTCCGTGATTCGATCGAGGGAAGCCTTCAGCTACGAACAGGCACAGCTACGTATCGACGATGCATCTCAACAGGATGAGCTCACAACCGGGATGCGAACACTGTTGATGCTGTCTCAGAAGTTGAAGCAAAAACGAATGGATGCTGGAGCACTGAACCTTGCTTCCCCCGAAGTTAAGGTACGGTCAGAATCTGAGACTTCTGATCCAGTTGACGTTCACGTCAAGAAGTCACTTGCAACCAACTCTCTAGTTGAAGAATTCATGTTGCTCGCCAACATCAGTGTCGCAGCAAGGAACTACGAAGCGTTTCCGCAGACCGCTTTGTTGCGTCGTCACGCTGCGCCACCCAAGTCCAACTTCGAAGAGCTCGCAAACCAGCTCAAGGTGAAGAAGGGCCTAGAACTGCGAAGCGACAGCTCTGGCGCAGTAGCAGACTCTCTCGACCAATGTGTGGACCCGAACAACCCATTTTTCAACACTCTTGTCAGAATTATGGCAACACGTTGCATGATGTCCGCCGAGTACTTTTGCGCGGGGACACAAGCATACCCTGAGTTCAGGCATTACGGTCTTGCGAGTGAGATTTACACTCATTTCACGTCGCCCATCCGTCGTTACGCCGATCTCGAGGCGCATCGACAGCTTGCCGCGGCCATTGAGTACGAACAGCTTGACGCCAGTCTGCACTCAAAGGCCAAGCTCGAAGCCGTCTGCAAGAATATCAACGTTCGTCATCGCAACGCACAGATGGCTGGACGTGCCTCGATCGAGTACTACGTCGGCCAAGCGCTCAAGGGCAAGGATCTCGAGGAAGAAGGTTTCATCATGAAGATCTTTTCGAATGGGTTTGTCGTCTTCGTGCCGCGCTTTGGTATCGAGAGCTTGATTCGTCTGAGGGATCTGGCTACGCCTGAGCCCGATGCCGAGTTCGACGCCGACAACTACCAACTGAACATCAAGGGCGAGCTGAACAGGAGTGTAGAGCTGTTCGAAAAGGTCATGGTCCGGATCACGGACGAGATGGAGGAGAGCACAGGAAAGAGGAAGGTCAAGTTAACGCTGGTGTAAGATTCCAGCAGGAACAGACGATATCATCTTCACGCAGTCCAACGATGCGAAATACAAATGTTCATTTTGATGTACCCCGTGCTGCAGCCAGGTGACCTCCTGTGCCCGATGGTTGTTTCTTGAATGTTATCGTTGAGCACGATGCGCGGACTTTGGTCTCCCCGCGCAAAGATCTCGATGAAGTATGGTCGAGGAAGCAGCTGAACATGGGGCCCATGATGCCATGACTGCGTACTCTCGTGCTgttgctagctacctagatCAGATCAAAAGAGCCGAGACTGAGAGGCTGCCATCTGAGAGCGGGTCGGAAGAGTCTACCGAACGTAAAAGACACGGAGTCGCCGAAGCGAAGCAAGGGCGACCATCTCATCCAATAGCCAAGTGCAAGTGAGGCATTGGCACAGCGCTCAGTGTCAAAGTCACTCTTTGTTGCGATCCACAGCCCTTGTCTTGAGGAGCAAAGACGACAACATGATCTACGCCACACGCCCGGGAGACCCCTCCCTTAGCTTTCCGCTCCCAAAGCGCCGAAGCGAAGCACCGAAACGCTGTAGACCGTGCGCTAATTATCCTTTCTGGCAAGATACCCTTACTCTAGCCCTACAACGCATCATGGCTGCCGGATCAGCGCCCGATCTGTTGCTGGGCGCAACAACGCCAAGCGATGTGATGAAAGCAGGGTTCTTGCGCTACAAGTACATGTTGCTGCATGCGCACTTGCATCGCAGATTGCGACATGGAGGGTTCTGTGGCGCAAGAGAGTTCGAGTGCGAATTTGGTTCGATGAGGCGCTAGTGCTGTAGGTAGTGTCTTGTTGTCCTGCCTTTCTAGAGCCTTGGTGCTGGAATAAGGTTTGGAGGGCGTGACAAATGGGCGAAGGGTTGCCTGTGCTACGACGTACAGTGGAAGCCTACGGGAAGGACCGAAGAGTTCGCGAGAGGTTCGGATAGGTACACTGCGATTGCTGGGTGGTCTAGGTGAGCTGTGCGTTGTGAGGGACATGATAGCGAGCAAAGGAAGGTTTTGTAATGATGGGGAAAGTTTGATAACGCTCTGCTGTCGATGATCGCGTTTAGACAAACTCAAAACAGCGATTTGGAAGACTTGGTTTGCAGTTCCAGTTCGCCTGATCTCTGCAAGTATCTACACGGCTGGAGTGATGGTTGCGGCTTTGTGTATGCTGGCGACGATGATCAAAGTGGCCACTCTTTATCGCTGAAGGTTACGACATGATCTCTATTGCTATGGTACAATGCAAGACCACGCATCGTGTAGGAGCGATCCACGAAGCTCCTACGGGTCAAATGATGGTTGCATGCGTTGTGCCCTGTACCTGCATGAACGCAACCACCAGCAGTATCGAACGATTCAGGGTCAGGCCGAGGGCCGTCCACGTGTTCGCATGAGACGCGGCGCGGCGCAAGACTGTAATTGAGATGCGACGATCCAACATTGCGTCAACAGCCAGGAAAGAACGGTGACGTACGTAATTCACGGTTGAAATTACATTTTATTGAGTGTTCTGAACTACTCCACTGGTCTCAGAGCCAGCAGCACTTACGATTCATATCCATCAGACCTCCAGACCTCCAGACCTCAACATGAACACGACGTTAGTGCACGGCGAGCCGTATTATCAGCAACTATGATTGCCATGACATGACTTGGAATGCTTATTGAGAGCGGCACGTAGTGATGCAGGTTGCGCATCGAGATAAGCGTCGAGATTGTGGAGCTTCAGTTCTGGCATGTCTAACGAGACCGGTGAAAACACGAGTTTGCACAAACTGTGTGTTGGCGCTTTAGCCGATGCCATGCCGAGCTCACAACGCCATGCACGATGATCGGCTGTTGCAAAGCGTGAAGAGGTTCTGGATGTTGTCAGGGTCTTCACGCTTGTGCCCAGTCTTGACGTCTGGAGGGAAATGGAGAAGACCGGCGTGGACTGCAATTGCGCGCTATACATGACGGATCTTGCAAACGGGCTGCGGCAGCATGGCACATGGTGGATTTGATTGGATCCGTTGCGATCATGCAGGCTGTTCGTGGCGTTGCTTGACACCTTCTTTCTTGGTGTATCCAGCGGTTCGTGGTGCTGGAGAACCGGTTGTCTCAAGGCAAAAACAAAACGCACCCTTTCACACTATAGCATTGGCTGCATGAGAGTCGCGAAGGACCTCTTGTCTGGCTTCTGTCTTTCCCGCGCCACCCCTCTGCGAAGTGGGCCACCTCGCTTCGTGGCGTTGACGATCAGGTCCACGTGCAGGCACGCACATTAGCCGGTGAAGTTATCCCTGTCGAAATCCAGGAACAGACTGCACGAAGCTCGACGGATGCAGCGGCAAATGCGTGTCGACTCGTCGACCTCGGAATCTGAGGAAACCGTGATGGACTCTGTCACCGGTGGATGCTCGTTTTGTACGGTCCCGAGAGCCCGGGCTTCACCTAGACAGTTGACACTTGCGTTGATATGAGCAGGACCGTCGTTGGCGCTGTGGTGAAATCTTGGGTGGACCATGAAGTGTCTGgttttgcttcttcttctttacgAGCATCTGTGAAGGTCATCTGAGATTGCGCGGCTTGTAGTGAAGAAGACATTGATTGCGTGCCACCCAGGTTCTTTCTAGCAAGCCGAAGACGGTCAGATTATGATATTAATTGCTCTTTTGAGCAAAGCAGAACCTCGGGTGAGTCTCAGGTGGTGATTGGTTCTACAAGACGGCTGCACTGGGACAGATCCAGGCCAAGAGCCATACTCTTTGATTAGCCCGACGAGACGGATTCATGTCACTGTTGCTGCTAGACAGAAATTGTCATCGAGCTGAAGGAAAGGCCCTCACAGAAGTGTTTCATCTGAGCCTCCTTTCCCACGCGGCATGGAAACATGAAATTGCCATTGGCCAACGCAGGAAATAGCTCCCGAGTGAAGCATGCAAAACTGCGAGTAAGCAGAGACTGACCTGGCAAAACGTCGTCCAAGCAACTCGTCAGTGCGGCTCGCGTGCTCGAGTCGGTTTCCTGCAGGAGCAGGCCGTTGGAGCTAGGATCCAATGCACGCGTTATCAGCTCGCTGTATCGGCGGCTCGCATCGTCATGACCTCCTCCCAGGCTCGTCATCATGAGATGCCCTGCATGGCGCAAACTCGCCGTGTTCTCGTCTCCGGTGTTCACTCGTCCAGAACATGCACCACCCAGGATGTGTGTCCTTGCTGTCTGAAGCTAACCCAGCAGGTATCGCGACGGCACGCACCTAGAGCCCGCTTGCGAACGGGATTGGATCCAGCAGCCCATGTCATGTAGGTGACGCCATGCTCAAAGGGCGATGGTCGTGTTTCACAGATCGACGTGGTGCCAGTGCGCCCCACCAAGGCGAACATTGCTTGTCTCGTTTGGACCGCTCCTCCGAACCAGCAAGGAGCTTCTCGAAGAGGACTGCGGGATGGCGCGAACATGTGCGCTGTCGTCAAAGCAAGTGTGCCACCGTCCTTGGAAGCTGGGCTGCGAAGCGTGTCCGGATGGGAGCGCGCCCCAGCCTCAGCATCTCGGTGAACAACACATGCACGCTGGCTGTTCATCAGCGCCACGTCTCTCTCAGGTACTGGTAAGGAGCAACTGCCTATCGTGGACTGTGCACCATCTCAACGGCGGGGTGAATTCAAGGCAGGCCAAATTAGTTGGCTAGCTTGTCCATGGTCTACCACCTAGTGTCATGCTCACCGATACTTCACAGCCTTTGCCCTACTGACAGACTTTGCAGCCCACCATCAGGTAGTTGCGCTCTGTACCTGCATATCGCCCCAAGCCAAGCTTCACCGTCTCTACAAGCTGCAGCACTGCTCGCTCGGTGCGCCTCCGTGGCTTCTTGCCGAACGAACACTCTTTGTTCCACCTCGTTCTGCTCCACTAGTGACTAGTCACATACCATAACTGCCTGCCCGGGATCGTGTGGAGCGAGCCACACGCGCATGACCAGGTCTCCGCCTTCTGAGCCCCTCCGCCTGTCCCGCAGTAATACTATATCCGTATCAGCTCTCCCAGGTTCAGATCCGTAGTTACGTCGGACGATTGTTTCCTCGTTCCAAGTCTATCGATTGCACCTGCGATCCACCATGGTCGAGGTCGACTGACCGCTCTGTTACTCCTTCTATTCTTATTCGGATCGACTTCCTTCTGGCCACCAGCGCTTGCTTTGTCGACCTGTTTGACCAACCTTCCCGCCTGTCATTCAACTCTACTCTGACTCTCCTGTCGTGACTTTACGTCAGCGTCTAatatccatccatccatccatccatccatctatccatccatccatccatcctaTTGCTTTCTTCCAAGGATCGCTCCCACTTTGCATCGTCGTCATGGACGAGACTAAGCTTTACATCATCCTTGGTGCCGTCTTGGGCACATTGGTCCTCTCGGGAGTCTCTGTTGCTGTTTTATTCTGCTGGAAGCGTAACAAGAGAAGGGTTCGAGGCTTCTCTCTCCGCGCAGTCACGCCTCTGGACGACTCCGTCTTCGAATCCTGGCGACGACCCAACGAACATGCACAGGGCAACGAGAAGTACGGCATCCGGCCTATGCACTCGGCAGTTGTGCGTCATGCAACATCGCCTACCATGTTCGAGAAGGAGCTCGATCTGTACGATCACCCTCGGTCACCTTCACCAGAAGATATTCCACCTCCCCTCCAATCTCCTACCCACTCGATACGCAAACCAGAGCGAGCAAGAAGGAAGTCTAGCGTTACATCTACCATTGCAGACCGACCACCCACTCCCTACTCGCCCAGTCCTACCCACAGCGACTTCCTTGCTGGGTCGTATGGCTCTCGCAAGTCGCAATCATTGATCCGCCACCAGCCTTCTATGTCAGAAGCATCCGCCTTCCGATTCGAGTTCGAATCGAATCATGAGGTCTACCAGAAGAAACCCGAACACTGGGTTTGAACGCCCGCTGCATTCCGCAGCGCTACCACGTGGACGACTGTGGGCACGAGCACAAGCAACCATCGGAAGAAGCATCATTACCGACTGGACGGTCCTCTCCCTGCAGGGCAATTTGACGCTCCAAAGTTGCACAGAGACTGTCAGCCCTGCATCTCCGACCCTATCGGCCCTCGCTGTACGACCGTGCCACCGACCACTGCGACCGACATTGGCCGGCGTGCTCTCATGTCATCACTTGACATGTCGGTTCTTCACCTTTACTTTGACGACAGCATATGACTTTATCATCCGGCGTTTTGGACATGTTTTGCACTGTGATACCAGACACTTGTCACCTACACAGGCTCCGGCCTCTTTTCCTTTCTGTACCGCCGTGGTGCGAAGCAGATGATTACAGGTGGACTCGAGGTCACACCATGGGGTGGAAATGCTGCAACGCAACAAGCAAGGGGAAGATATATCTAGGTAGCAGACAGACTGCGAGCAAGAGCTCACAAGCAATCGAACAAAATGAAGACAACTCTATGCTATTATCGCACGGTTACACTTGTCCTGACCAATGTTGAGGTATCGTCACATGGGAACCGCTTCTCATGTTGGACGCACCTTCATGTCGGCGTTCTCCTCCGCGCCTGTGCTTTGGGGCGCCGGCAGCCAGACGTCTAGAAAAGGCCTCACCGCCAACTCGTAGGAACACCCCTTGGATCTCGAAGCTAATCGCCAAGCAGTGGCATCCCGCCATGCGTGCCGACCCACATCGCTCCCATGAAAGGGAAAGAAAAAGCCCGAGCTAGGCGCACGAAGCGGTGCAAGTCAGCCACCACATAGGCTCGCTCGAGCAACCAGGAACACCCCGCAATGCCCTGCAGTCGTGATACACCCAGCTGGGGCTTTGTGGGGGTGCGCCGTGACGGGCTAAGCGGGAAGAAAGGGGCCAGCCACAGGCCAGCGCCACAGGCCAGCGCCACAGACGCAGTGAGAGGTGAAGCGCAGACAAAAGACGTGTGGATCGTGGCGAGACAGCCGTCACCG from Ascochyta rabiei chromosome 2, complete sequence includes these protein-coding regions:
- a CDS encoding H(+)-transporting V1 sector ATPase subunit H; the protein is MSSLDPPTYLTSIQNNIRARPISWEGAVRAKTITDEDLKKIKSIDKVRKEQRKQTIESDVNSFVTLLLGGDGSQSIFEAAAKRQDIIHYMLVLLGDIIDDIPALTSALVQHPAPFKPFLPLLKASSNNEDPVPLLTSSVLSGLISHAVVTSSKDTTQLDQALPQLYTYLSTLAKASDAGLQDIAVRESSAVLRSSKARHLFWKQRKETLDPLFDILRSAVGSSNDRESTLYSGGGSIRSAGDSGLSGGVGLQLLYHILLVIWQLSFEGELVGNGLQDEHDIVLLYTGLLRVSPKEKTTRLLLSTLVNLLTTNRQTLLPTAVLARLPALLNSLKSRHLTDEDALEDHKTLTELLEEYTKTQTTFDEYAAELQSGHLRWSPPHRNPTFWRDNARRILDENKGELPRKLAEILSKSWENDKQVLAIGCNDVACLVKEVPEKRQQLEKLGLKGRVMELMQEADESVRWESLRAVGEWLRYSFESKSELPLR
- a CDS encoding exosome catalytic subunit dis3, which translates into the protein MEYFSLKRSTAADRGHANLSSKVYVRSTKSGKVQKIVRELYLRQDIPCSSNLCRECLEIAPTDYSKKVAPFVLSDTPAGSKNFPNGQYLVPDTNAFLTGMDLFEVETAFHDVIVLQTVLEEVKNRSLPLYHRLIALTKNEGKRFYVFFNEFRQETHVPRDQGESINDRNDRAVRVAVQWYNQHITEAVTARSKKQKRVPTVVMITDDRDNLRKAKAESVPGMTLSDFVSGLENADELLDMISAAQEQREVRSKKPEVFYPDHFSISKMMTGVKAGTMHQGIFNVSQYNYLEGSVNVPAFEKSLIILGRENSNRAVSGDVVVVEVLPQDQWKAPSTKIVEEDTVAKNDNAEQEEGENVVNEREKRALQEEVKRAHGQSTEGKAQPTARVVGIIKRNWRQYVGHIDRDSVRSTAKTSRQQQTVFLVPMDKRVPKIRIRTRQAGELLGQRILATIDSWEKDSRYPVGHFVRSLGELESKGAETEALLLEWDVQYKPFPKTVLDCLPAEGHDWKVPASTEDPGWKGRRDLRDLIVCSIDPPGCVDIDDALHARKLPNGNFEVGVHIADVSHFVKPNNAMDKEASQRGTTVYLVDKRIDMLPMLLGTDLCSLKPYVERYAFSVIWEVNENADIINSHFTKSVIRSREAFSYEQAQLRIDDASQQDELTTGMRTLLMLSQKLKQKRMDAGALNLASPEVKVRSESETSDPVDVHVKKSLATNSLVEEFMLLANISVAARNYEAFPQTALLRRHAAPPKSNFEELANQLKVKKGLELRSDSSGAVADSLDQCVDPNNPFFNTLVRIMATRCMMSAEYFCAGTQAYPEFRHYGLASEIYTHFTSPIRRYADLEAHRQLAAAIEYEQLDASLHSKAKLEAVCKNINVRHRNAQMAGRASIEYYVGQALKGKDLEEEGFIMKIFSNGFVVFVPRFGIESLIRLRDLATPEPDAEFDADNYQLNIKGELNRSVELFEKVMVRITDEMEESTGKRKVKLTLV